Proteins from one Penaeus monodon isolate SGIC_2016 chromosome 39, NSTDA_Pmon_1, whole genome shotgun sequence genomic window:
- the LOC119597723 gene encoding uncharacterized protein LOC119597723 codes for MEGYPSKAQGDAFDQGNPSQHFGSASTAVPATQPINTAVTFIGQTHSSSGQLEGNAGVMATPGTSLQDDFRGEAVVVGNTGRKKKKKQKSGEEASGNSGKPDLMEEDELVDATIPILAENQGVEELLYPASLPPAGGTLVGGQYLLNNALLDQILAEKKMVRVFGFIFSLD; via the exons ATGGAGGGTTACCCTTCGAAGGCGCAAGGGGACGCTTTTGATCAGGGGAATCCCTCTCAACACTTTGGTTCGGCATCAACAGCTGTTCCTGCCACACAGCCTATTAACACTGCCGTGACCTTTATAGGCCAGACACACTCCTCATCTGGACAA CTGGAGGGCAACGCAGGAGTAATGGCCACCCCAGGGACAAGCCTCCAAGACGACTTCAGGGGAGAAGCCGTTGTGGTGGGGAACACAGgacgtaagaagaagaagaagcagaagagtgGCGAAGAGGCTTCGGGAAATTCAGGCAAACCTGACCTGATGGAAGAGGATGAGCTCGTTGACGCTACAATTCCAATTCTAGCTGAGAATCAAG GTGTAGAGGAGCTGCTTTATCCTGCCTCACTGCCTCCTGCCGGTGGGACGTTAGTTGGGGGTCAGTACCTGCTGAACAATGCCCTTCTGGATCAGATTCTTGCAGAGAAGAAAATGGTGAGGGTTTTTGGCTTCATTTTCAGTCTAGACTAG